GCCGGCGACGCGCTGTCGGTGCACAGCCTGGCCGCTCTGCTGCTGCGTGCCGGTGCGGTGCGGGCCATGCAGCTGGACATCAACGTGGCCTGGATCTCGTTCATGTGGTACACGCCGGGGGCCAGCGTCACCAGTCCGGTCTCGCACAAGCTGGTGGCCTTCCAGCGCCCGGCCAGCCGGTACTTCACCGACACCAGCCGGGACTTCTTCGCGGTGTACGCCCGTTGACCGGGCGGACGTCGACAATGGGTGTCGTGGTGGAGGCCGCGCTTGCGCGCGAGGAGGCCGGTGGCGGGCTGATCGCTGCGCTGCGGCCGAAGCAGTGGGTGAAGAACGTGCTGGTGGCGGCGGCCCCGCTGGCCGCCGGTGCGATCTTCGAGCCGACGGTGGCCGTGGCCGTGGTGGTGGCGTTCGTCGCGTTCAGCCTGGCCGCCAGCGCCGGCTACCTGGTCAACGACCTGGCCGACGTCGAGGAGGACCGCCGGCACCCGACCAAGCGGCTGCGGCCGCTGGCGTCCGGGCGGGTGTCGCCGCGCACCGCGGTGGTGGTCGCGGTGCTGCTGGCGGTGGCCTCCCTCGGGCTGGCTGCCGCGTTGTCCACCCCGGGGCTGGTCGCGGTGCTGGCGGTGTACCTGGTGCTCACCACGTCGTACTCGCTGTGGCTGAAGCACCAGCCGGTCATCGACCTGGCCATCGTCAGCAGCGGCTTCCTGCTGCGCGCGATGGCCGGCGGCCTGGCCTCGCACATCCCGCTGTCGCAGTGGTTCCTCATCGTGGCCGCGTTCGGGTCGCTGTTCGTGGTGGCCGGCAAGCGGTACTCCGAGCTGGTCAGCCACCCCGACGCCGGGACCCGCAAGTCGCTGGACTCCTACACCCCGGGCTACCTGCGGTTCGTGTGGAGCATCTCCGCCGGCGTCACGATCACGGCGTACTGCCTGTGGGCGTTCCAGGTCGACGTCAACGGCACCCCGGTGGCGTGGGGCCCGGTGTCGGTGGCCCCGTTCGTGCTGGCCCTGCTGCGCTACGCGGTGGACGTCGACCACGGCCGCGCCGGCGACCCCGAGCAGATCGTGTGGTCCGACCGGGTGCTGCAGGCCCTCGTGCTGATCTGGCTGGTGACCTTCGGGATCGGTGCGTTCGGTGCCTGACCCGGCGCCGGCCCTGCTGACCGGGTGGGGGCGCACGGCTCCCACGCTCGCGACCGTCGTCCGCCCGACCAGCGTGGCCGCCGCGGCGGCGGCGGTCGCCTCGGCCGGGGGCCGCGGCAGCCTGGCCAGGGGCCTGGGCCGCTCCTATGGCGACGCCGCGCAGAACGCCGGCGGGCAGGTCCTCGACCTGACCCTGCTGGACCGGGTCCTCGAGCTGGACGACGTCGACGGGACGGTCACCGCCGAGGCCGGGTTGAGCCTGGACGCGCTGCTGAGGTATCTGCTGCCCCGCGGCTGGTTCGTGCCGGTCACCCCGGGCACCCGCTACGTCACCCTCGGCGGGGCGCTGGCGGTCGACGTGCACGGCAAGAACCACCACCGGGACGGCTCGATCGCCAGCCACGTCACGTCGTTCGACCTGCTGCTCGCCGACGGCAGCGTGCGGCAGGTGACCCCGCAGGACGACCCCGACCTGTTCTGGGCCACGGCCGGCGGCATGGGGCTCACCGGCATCGTCGTGTCGCTGACGCTGCGGCTGGTGCCGGTCACCAGCGCGTGGATGCTGGTGGACACTGTGCGGGCGCCCGACCTGGACGCGCTGCTGGCCGGGCTGGTCGAGGGCGACCAGGTGTCCCGCTACTCGGTGGCCTGGATCGACTGCCTGGCCGGTGGCAGGCACCAGGGCCGTGGGGTGATCACCCGCGGCGACCATGCGCCCGCGGACGCCGTCCCGGGCTCCGGCGACCCGCTGGCGTACCGACCGAACCCGCGGATCACCGTGCCCCCGCACCTGCCGGGCGGGCTGCTCAACCCGCTGTCGGTGCGCGCCTTCAACGAGGCCTGGTACCGCAAGGCGCCGCGGCACCGGGTCGCCGAGCCGCAGCGGCTGTCCACCTTCTTCCACCCGCTAGACGGCGTCCAGCAGTGGAACCGTGCCTACGGGCCGCGCGGGTTCCTGCAGTACCAGCTGGTCGTCCCCACCGACCGCGACGACGCGCTGAGGGCCGCCCTCGAGCTGCTGCGGCGGTCCGGGGCGCCGTCGTTTCTGGCCGTGCTCAAGCGGTTCGGGCCGGCCGATCCCGGCCCGCTGTCCTTCCCCCGCCCCGGCTGGACCCTGGCCCTGGACGTCACGGCGTCCGCCGCCGACCTGGCCGACCTGCTGGACGCCCTGGACCGGCTGGTCGTGGACGCCGGCGGCGCGGTGTACCTGGCCAAGGACTCGCGGTTGCGCCCCGAGCTGCTGCCCCGGATGTACCCCGACCTGGACGCGTTCCGCACGGTGCGGCAACGTGTCGACCCGACCGGACGCTTCACCTCTGACTTGGCCAGGAGGCTGGACCTGTGATCGACGCCCTCGGTGCCCCGCAGTCGCTGCTCGTCCTCGGGGGCACCTCGGAGATCGCGCTGGCCGTCGCGGAACGGCTGGTCCGCGACCGGGTCCGTCGGGTCGGGCTGGTCGGACGTGACTCGGTCGGGGTGTCCCAGGCCGCGGTGCGGCTGCGGGCCGCCGGTGCGACCGAGGTGCTGGAGCGGACCTTCGACGCGGCCGCGGCCGGTGAGCACGAGAAGCTCGTCGAGGACCTGTTCGGCGTCGGCGACTGGGACGTCGTGCTGCTGGCCTTCGGCGTGCTGCCGGACCAGGCGGCCGCCGAGGACGACGTGGACCTCGCCGTGGCCGTCGCCGAGGTCAACTACGTGGGCGTGGTCTCCCTCGGGCTGCGCACCGCCCAGCGGCTGCGCGCGCAGGGCCACGGGGTGCTCGTGCTGCTCAGCTCGGTGGCCGCCGAGCGGCCGCGCCGGTCCAACTTCGTCTACGGCTCGGCCAAGGCCGGCGCGGACGCGCTGGCCACCGGCCTGGGCGACGCGCTGCGCGGCTCGGGCGCCCGGGTGCTCGTCGTCCGGCCCGGCTTCGTGCGCACCCGGATGACCCACGGGCTGCCCGAGGCACCGCTGGCCACCACGCCCGAGGCGGTGGCCGAGGCGGTGGCCGACGGGATCGCCAAGGGCCGCTCGACCGTGTGGGTTCCCGGCACCATGCGCTGGGTGATGTCCGGGCTGCGGCACCTGCCCCGACCGGTCTTCCGCCGGCTCGACCTCTGACCCTCCAAGATCACCGTTGGCGGTCCGAACGCGCCGTTGCTGGGCGGTCGGTGACCGCTAGCGAGGATCTTGGACGTCGGCCAGGGCGTCCATCAGTGCGGCCACGTCGGCAGTGGCCAGCCGGAAGGTGGCGACGCAGCGGTCGCCGCGCCAGTGGCTGACCACCACGACCCCGTCCTCAGGGTGGGCGCTGACCCGCAGCGACCGGCCGTCGTGGCGCGCGTCCAGGAAGACCTCGCCCCTGGTGGGAAGCACGGCGCGTTCCTGCATGGGGCAAGGGTGGCTGAGGTCCTGCCCGCCGTCCAGCGGTAGGTGGGACGATGGCCGCCGTGAAGACCATCGCACCCGACGTCCTGTCGTCGCACCTCGCGTCCCTGCCGGAGAACCCGCGCGTGGTCGTGAGCGGTAACTTCGCGCTGCCGGCCTCGGCCCTGACCCTGCTGGACGCGGCGCTGCCGACGTACCGGCTGTTCGTGCTCAACCCGCAGGTGGGCGTCCCCGACCGCGAGGGCGTGATCATCGAGACGCCGTTCGTCGGCCCTGGGGTGCGGCGCAGCCCGCGGTTGCGGTACATCCCCAGCCGGTTGTCGCTGGCGCCCGTCCTGTTTCGGACCACGACCCCGCCGGACGTCGTCCTGGTGCACACCAGCACCCCGTTCGAGGGCACCGTCTCCCTGGGCACCGAGGTCAACATCATGCCGGCCGCGGTGGAGGCGGCCAGGGAGCGTGGCGCCCTGGTCGTCGCCCAGGTCAACCCGCAGATGCCCTACACGTTCGGCGACGCCCAGCTGCCGGTCGAGTGCGTGGACCTGGCCATCGAGGTGGACGAGCCGCTCGCCTCCCCGACCCCGATCCCGCTGGACGAGGTGTCGCTGTCGATCGGCGAGCGGGTGGCCCACCTGGTGAACGACGGGTCCACCCTGCAGATGGGCATCGGCGGCGTCCCGGACGCCACCCTCGTCGGGCTGACCGGCCGGCGGTCGCTGCGGATCTGGACCGAGATGTTCAGCGACGGCGTGCTCACCCTCGACCGGGCCGGCGCACTCGACCCGGACCGGGAGCTGGTGGCCTCGTTCCTGTTCGGCTCCCAGGAGCTGTACCGGTGGCTCAACCACAACCGCCGGGTCCGGGTCATGCGCACCGAGAAGGTCAACGACCCGACGCTGATCGCGCGCAACCGGCAGATGGTCTCGGTCAACACCGCGCTGCAGGTGGACCTGTTCGGGCAGGCCAACGCCTCCCGGATCAACGCGCGCATCTACTCCGGCTTCGGCGGCCAGACCGACTTCATCGTGGGGTCCATGCACTCGGTGGGCGGCCAGGCCCTGATGGCGCTGCGCTCGTGGCACCCCAAGGCCGACGTCTCCACGATCGTGCCGCTCCTCGACGAGCCGGTGACCTCCTTCCAGCAGAGCGCGGTGGTCACCGAGCAGGGGGTGGCGCCGCTGTGGGGCCACAGCCAGCACGACCAGGCCCGGTTCCTCATCGACCAGGCCGCGCACCCCGACGTCCGCGAGGAGCTGTGGGAGGAGGCCGCCGCCCTCGGCCTGGCCTGACCGCCCGTCCGGACCGTAGGTTGCCGGTGTGCCGGAGCTGCCGGAGGTGGAGTCGCTGGTCGCGTTCCTGCGCGAGCACGCGGTCGGCCGGGTGGTCGCTCGGGTGGACGTCGCCGCCATCAGCGCGCTGAAGACCTACGACCCACCGGTCACCTCGCTGCAGGGCCTCACCATCACCGAGGTGAGCCGGCGCGGCAAGTTCCTCGACCTGGACGTCGACGGTCTGCACCTGGTCCTCCACCTGGCCAGGGCCGGCTG
The Actinomycetes bacterium genome window above contains:
- a CDS encoding decaprenyl-phosphate phosphoribosyltransferase, encoding MVEAALAREEAGGGLIAALRPKQWVKNVLVAAAPLAAGAIFEPTVAVAVVVAFVAFSLAASAGYLVNDLADVEEDRRHPTKRLRPLASGRVSPRTAVVVAVLLAVASLGLAAALSTPGLVAVLAVYLVLTTSYSLWLKHQPVIDLAIVSSGFLLRAMAGGLASHIPLSQWFLIVAAFGSLFVVAGKRYSELVSHPDAGTRKSLDSYTPGYLRFVWSISAGVTITAYCLWAFQVDVNGTPVAWGPVSVAPFVLALLRYAVDVDHGRAGDPEQIVWSDRVLQALVLIWLVTFGIGAFGA
- a CDS encoding FAD-binding oxidoreductase produces the protein MPDPAPALLTGWGRTAPTLATVVRPTSVAAAAAAVASAGGRGSLARGLGRSYGDAAQNAGGQVLDLTLLDRVLELDDVDGTVTAEAGLSLDALLRYLLPRGWFVPVTPGTRYVTLGGALAVDVHGKNHHRDGSIASHVTSFDLLLADGSVRQVTPQDDPDLFWATAGGMGLTGIVVSLTLRLVPVTSAWMLVDTVRAPDLDALLAGLVEGDQVSRYSVAWIDCLAGGRHQGRGVITRGDHAPADAVPGSGDPLAYRPNPRITVPPHLPGGLLNPLSVRAFNEAWYRKAPRHRVAEPQRLSTFFHPLDGVQQWNRAYGPRGFLQYQLVVPTDRDDALRAALELLRRSGAPSFLAVLKRFGPADPGPLSFPRPGWTLALDVTASAADLADLLDALDRLVVDAGGAVYLAKDSRLRPELLPRMYPDLDAFRTVRQRVDPTGRFTSDLARRLDL
- a CDS encoding decaprenylphospho-beta-D-erythro-pentofuranosid-2-ulose 2-reductase, yielding MIDALGAPQSLLVLGGTSEIALAVAERLVRDRVRRVGLVGRDSVGVSQAAVRLRAAGATEVLERTFDAAAAGEHEKLVEDLFGVGDWDVVLLAFGVLPDQAAAEDDVDLAVAVAEVNYVGVVSLGLRTAQRLRAQGHGVLVLLSSVAAERPRRSNFVYGSAKAGADALATGLGDALRGSGARVLVVRPGFVRTRMTHGLPEAPLATTPEAVAEAVADGIAKGRSTVWVPGTMRWVMSGLRHLPRPVFRRLDL
- a CDS encoding acetyl-CoA hydrolase/transferase C-terminal domain-containing protein translates to MKTIAPDVLSSHLASLPENPRVVVSGNFALPASALTLLDAALPTYRLFVLNPQVGVPDREGVIIETPFVGPGVRRSPRLRYIPSRLSLAPVLFRTTTPPDVVLVHTSTPFEGTVSLGTEVNIMPAAVEAARERGALVVAQVNPQMPYTFGDAQLPVECVDLAIEVDEPLASPTPIPLDEVSLSIGERVAHLVNDGSTLQMGIGGVPDATLVGLTGRRSLRIWTEMFSDGVLTLDRAGALDPDRELVASFLFGSQELYRWLNHNRRVRVMRTEKVNDPTLIARNRQMVSVNTALQVDLFGQANASRINARIYSGFGGQTDFIVGSMHSVGGQALMALRSWHPKADVSTIVPLLDEPVTSFQQSAVVTEQGVAPLWGHSQHDQARFLIDQAAHPDVREELWEEAAALGLA